The Halobacterium hubeiense genome contains the following window.
GTTCGCGCGCCCGCCGACACCCACCGCTGGGCGGCCTCCACGGGGTCGCCGTAGCGCTTCTCGGTGCCGCGCTCGCCCTGCACGAGCTGGACGACCTCGCCGTCCTGCATGTCCACCGCCGGTACGACCTCGAAGGACTCGAACGCCATACCGTCGTGTGCGGGTGGCTCCCCTAAAAGCGTCCCGTCACTGACGAACTACCGGAAAATCGAACGTTCGTGGGGTGTTGCGTCCATTCCCGTCGTTCGCCAAGAACGAAAACTACTATGCCGGCGGACTGCGAACGCTTCGAACGATGCCGACGGTTGAATACCTCAACTACGAGACTCTGGACGACCAGGGCTGGGACATGGACGACGACGACCTCTTCGAGAAGGCGGCCGACGCCGGCCTCGACGACGAGGACTACGGCACGCTCGAAGTCGCCGAGGGCGAGTACATCCTCGAAGCCGCCGAGGCGCAGGGCTACGACTGGCCGTTCTCGTGCCGCGCCGGCGCGTGTGCGAACTGCGCGTCCATCGTGAAGGAAGGCGACATCGACATGGACATGCAGCAGATTCTCTCCGACGAGGAAGTCGAAGAGAAGAACGTCCGCCTGACCTGCATCGGCTCCCCGGCGGCCGACGAGGTCAAGATCGTCTACAACGCCAAGCACCTCGACTACCTGCAGAACCGCGTCATCTAAGCGGCGACACGGGTCGTTCGCGACCCCGAATTTTTGCGGAGCGCCGTCCGGCAGGGCGGCGTATCTCTACTCGCGCGCACAGTTGCGTCGCCGTCCCCGGGTAAGGACAACACCTAAGCCGGCGGCGTTCCCGACACCCGGTAGTGGACGCCTCGATACCCGACCTCCTGCGGTTGCTCGTCGTGCCGGCGTTGGGCTGGGCGGCGCTCCG
Protein-coding sequences here:
- the fer2 gene encoding ferredoxin Fer2; this translates as MPTVEYLNYETLDDQGWDMDDDDLFEKAADAGLDDEDYGTLEVAEGEYILEAAEAQGYDWPFSCRAGACANCASIVKEGDIDMDMQQILSDEEVEEKNVRLTCIGSPAADEVKIVYNAKHLDYLQNRVI